One genomic segment of Gadus chalcogrammus isolate NIFS_2021 chromosome 3, NIFS_Gcha_1.0, whole genome shotgun sequence includes these proteins:
- the LOC130379263 gene encoding choline transporter-like protein 1 produces MGCGSSSEGKRDWKPLEQRSCTDIPWLILFFLFCVGMGCICGFTVYTGGALRIVRGYDSYGNTCGRRNSPIKGIELSGLNMTENKYVFFLDPCNIDFLNRKIKSLALCVSKCPDEELKTYYDVKQFSLSNGSNLCSYDLSPTRYTSSSERYTKCPKLPVPPSKAVRVLHRCVPTELSCYAELAQAFVSFVNDSSAIQRVIAGVLASKEIILGLCLLALVLSVILMVVIRYISKVLIWITTILVILGAVGGTGGLWWLYADHRKALDNDTTTVFGKEVVADNVKALLIYAIISTVFTVVLLLVIFFMRKRVALTIALFHVAGKVFIHLPLLALQPFWTFLGLMLFWVYWISVFLFLGISGTPMKSNSTGLVEFQMKQPFQYLVWYHAVGLIWISEFILAFQQMTIAGAVVTYYFTRNKSEIPALPIVSSTWRAFRYHLGTVAKGSFIITLVKIPRLILTYLHSQLKGKENACARCMLKACVCCLWCLEKCLAFLNQNAYTATAINSTNFCTSARDALGILVENALRVATINSIGDFALFLGKVLVVSCTAFVGVLSLNYQRDYTVWVLPLFIVCLFAFLVAHCFLSVFEIVVDVLFLCFAIDTKYNDGSSGREYYMDKALMEFVEGSKKGGRYKPADGDPREMKKMNI; encoded by the exons ATGGGATGTGGCAGTAGTTCAGAG GGGAAGCGCGATTGGAAACCGCTGGAGCAACGCAGCTGCACAGACATTCCATGGCTCATCTTATTCTTTCTGTTTTGTGTCggcatg gggtgcATATGTGGCTTCACAGTGTACACCGGGGGAGCTCTCAGAATCGTCCGGGGTTACGACAGCTACGGTAATACCTGTGGTAGAAGGAACAGCCCGATTAAGGGGATAGAGCTCAGCGGACTGAACATGACCGAGAACAA GTATGTGTTTTTCCTCGACCCCTGCAACATAGACTTCCTTAACAGGAAGATCAAGTCGTTGGCCCTGTGTGTATCTAAGTGTCCTGACGAAGAATTGAAGACATACTACGATGTCAAGCAATTTTCACTATCAAATG gaTCCAACCTATGTTCGTACGACCTTTCTCCTACGAGATATACGAGCAGCTCTGAACGCTACACTAAATGCCCCAAACTCCCTGTTCCCCCAAG CAAGGCGGTCCGGGTGCTGCACCGCTGCGTTCCCACCGAGCTGAGCTGCTACGCTGAGCTGGCCCAGGCCTTCGTCAGCTTCGTAAACGACAGCAGCGCCATTCAGAGGGTCATCGCTGGTGTGCTGGCCAGCAAGGAAATCATCCTCGGCCTATGTCTGCTGGCTCTAG TGCTGTCTGTGATCCTGATGGTGGTGATCCGGTACATCTCCAAGGTGCTCATATGGATCACAACCATCCTGGTCATCCTGGGCGCCGTAG GCGGCACCGGGGGCCTGTGGTGGCTGTACGCCGACCACAGGAAGGCCCTGGACAACGACACCACGACGGTGTTCGGGAAGGAGGTGGTCGCCGACAACGTCAAAGCCCTGCTGATCTACGCCATCATCTCCACCGTCTTCACG gtggtgctgctgctggtcatCTTCTTCATGAGGAAGAGGGTAGCGCTGACCATCGCTCTGTTCCACGTGGCGGGCAAGGTGTTCATCCACCTGCCACTGCTGGCGCTGCAACCCTTCTGGACCTTCCTGGGCCTCATGCTCTTCTGGGTGTACTGGATCtccgtcttcctcttcctcggcaTCTCAG GGACCCCGATGAAGAGCAACAGCACGGGGCTAGTGGAGTTCCAGATGAAGCAGCCCTTCCAGTACCTGGTCTGGTACCACGCCGTGGGCCTCATCTGGATCAGCGAGTTCATCCTCGCCTTTCAGCAGATGACCATCGCCGGCGCCGTCGTCACCTACTACTTCACGCG GAACAAGTCTGAGATCCCGGCCCTGCCCATCGTCTCCTCCACGTGGCGGGCGTTCCGCTACCACCTGGGCACCGTGGCCAAGGGATCCTTTATCATCACTCTGGTCAAGATCCCCCGCCTCATCCTCACCTACCTGCACAGCCAGCTCAAAGGAAAG GAAAACGCGTGTGCACGCTGCATGCTGAAGGCCTGTGTGTGCTGCCTGTGGTGCTTGGAGAAGTGTCTGGCCTTCCTCAACCAG AACGCATACACGGCCACCGCCATCAACAGCACCAACTTCTGCACCTCGGCGCGTGACGCCCTGGGCATCCTCGTGGAGAACGCCCTGCGCGTGGCCACCATCAACTCCATCGGAGACTTCGCCCTCTTCCTGGGAAAG GTGCTGGTAGTGTCGTGCACAGCGTTTGTTGGCGTGCTGTCCCTGAACTACCAGCGGGACTACACGGTGTGGGTGCTGCCCCTCTTCATCGTGTGCCTGTTCGCCTTCCTGGTGGCCCACTGCTTCCTGTCTGTGTTTGAGATCGTGGTGGACGTCCTGTTCCTGTGCTTCGCCATCGACACCAAGTACAACGACGGCAGCTCGGGGCGAGAGTACTACATGGACAAGGCCCTGAtg GAATTTGTGGAGGGCAGCAAGAAGGGGGGCCGGTACAAACCAGCCGACGGAGACCCACGAGAGATGAAGAAAATG AATATCTGA